The Triticum urartu cultivar G1812 chromosome 6, Tu2.1, whole genome shotgun sequence genome includes the window ATATAGGGGTCTGTCTAGAACTTAGTCAACTGAGACTTAACGAAGTCTTAGTCGAGTGACGTCAGCGTAGTTGTGGTGCTGCAAGCGGCATGGCTGGATGTTGCAAACGACGATGAAAAATGTTGCAACGATACTCCAAGCAATGACAACATATGTAAAAACCGTTCTGGTAAAAATGCTACAACCATCAAAGAAGGAGGTTGCGGCCGGTGAGATGATGTGTTGCAACCGATGAGGAATGACATGCTACAACCAGCAAGACAGATGTTGCAACCGGCAAGAAAAAATGTTGCAAACAATGGAACAAAATGCTGCAAGGTCAACTAAGACTTCGTTAGATCTCAGTCGACTGATTTTTAGCAAGGCCGTATATATAGATGCGCAAGATTTGAAGGGTAAGATCTCTCTTAGAGATAAGATCAAAACAATTCTTATCCAATCCTGTAAATTTTCTGACTATAAACATATCTTTAATAGAAGACGTGGAACCTCCTGTTGAAGAGCAAGAAAGAATCAAGTAAAACTTAATATTTTGATAAATAGCAAAAACGATTTTTAGCGCTAGTtttcatttgatatttttgaaGCTGGGATGTAAAAACTGTGCGTTTATAGTAGCAGAGGAGAAGATATTACACTTCTCGCAAACAAAAAAGAGGGGAGAAGATATTACACGTGCTGCCCACAGTATCTAACGGTTTGGCCTTCAATCTTTCATCTTTCATGTTTCGTATATAAAGAAACTAAAAAAATTCAATGGACATGTAAAGAATCTATACAGCCAGCTCGATCTTCACGGGGAAAGAGAATGACAGCGCTTCGTCTCCGACCAGGACCGTGCTGACGCCCGACGGCACCACGGTGTAGGCCGTCTCCTCGACGATGGCGAACGCCTTGCACACGTTGAGCGTGAACGGCACTTGGACGGCGGCCCCGGCCGGCACGAATACCCTTCGGAACGCCACCAGCTGTTTCAGCGGCGCGTCGTCCACCTCGGCCGGCGGCACCGTGTAGACCATCACGACGTGGGTGCCGTCCCTGCTGCCACGGTTGGCCACGCTCGGGCTGAAGCTTACCTCCTCTTGGCACCCGTGCCCGGCGACGTTGACGGCCGGGCAGGCCAGCGGGGCCGTCCCCGGCTTGCGGGTGAGCTGCTTGCAGGACTCCCATGCGGCAACCCGGGCTGTGACGGAAGCCCCGGTGGTGTCGGACGCGTAGCTGAAGTTGCTGTAGCTGAGACCGTGGCCGAACGGGTAGAGCACTTCCGGCCCGCCGTAGAACTTGTAGGTCCTGCCGGGGAACCCCTTGTCGGCGACCGGCCGCAGCGCCATGGACGTCATCGGGATCTTGCTGATGTACTCGTTCTTGTACCACGTTAGCGGCAGCCTCCCCCCTGACAATCCAAGAAACGTTTCATCAGATAAAAAATACACCAAGGAATTGGTCTGCATTTTTCATCTATATACAATACCTGGATTGTATTTTCCGAAGAGCACGTCGGCGATGGCCGTGCCTCCTTCCTCGCCGGGGTACCCGGCCCAGACGATGGCACCGATCTTGGGGTTGTTCTGCGCAAAGGAGACGTCGACGCCGCCGGCGGAAATGATCACCAGCACGATTGGGAACGGCGAGGCCTCGGCGACCGCGCTGATCCAGTTGGTCTGGTTCCACGGCAGGAGGAGATCCTCCCTGTCGTTGCCCTCCTTCTCCACGCTCATGTTGAGGCCGGCGATGACGATGGTCGCGTCCACGGTCTTCACGTCGGCGGCCGTGCCGCACGCGCCGTCGTCGCACACGTGCGCCGACGTGGCGCTGACGACCTTCCTTATCGCATCGTACGGCGTCACAACTCTGCATGGCTTGCCTGCGTATACAGACAAGTAATTTCAGGTAACATTGTAACAATGCAGTCACTGATGTGCAGATGATTATTTTACTTTTTACCTCTGTAGTCTCCAAGCATGACATCCGTGGCGTTGATGTGTTGCAGTAGGCCAACCAACGACAATGAATGGACCTTGTTGATGTCCAATGGCAGCCGGCCGTGATCGTTCTTGATGAGCACCATGCCTTGCCTCGCGGCGTCGGCGGCCAGCTCCTTGTGCTCCTCCGTGCAGACGTCGTCGGCGCCGAGGGACTCCAGTTCCGGAATGCCGTCGAAGAAGCCGAGCCTCATGAGGGTGAGGTAGAGGTTCCGCAGCGCGTTGTCGACCTCGGACTCCCGCAGCTTCCCCTGCCGCACGGCGTCGAGGCCGAAGGCGGTAAAGAAGTCCTGCGCGCCCTCCCAGTACATGCCGCAGTCGAGGTCCAGCCCGGCCTTCATGGCCGCCGCCGTGGCCTCCACGCCGTTGTACCCGAGCCACTTGGCGTCCCTGACCATGACGCGGACCGAGTCGCAGTCGGAGACGATGTACCCGTGGAGCTGCCACTCGCCGCGGACGGTCTCCGACAGGAGCCGCGCGTTGGCGCAGGCCGGGACGCCGTTGATGCGGTTGTAGGAGCACATGACGCAGCTCGCGTCCCCGTCCCGCACGCACATCTCGAACGGCCGCTCGAACGTCTCGATCATGTCGCGCTCCTCCACCCGCGCGTCGAACGTCAGGCGGTCGGCGGTGAGCCACGCGTCCACGTCGTAGGCGGCGTAGTGCTTGCAGCAGCTGGAGACCTTGATGGGCCGGGCGAAAGGGTCGGCACCGGGACCGCCGGCGTCGATGTCCTGCATTGCGCGGACGAAGCTGACGGCGTACCGTCCGACGACGAAGGGGTCCTCGCCGGGCGTCTCGCTGGCGCGGCCCCACCGCGGGTCGCGCACGACGTTGATGTTGGGGCTCCAGTACGTGAGCTCGGCGTGGCCCAGGTTGTACATGGCCCTGATCTCGGTGGACACCGCGCCGCCGATGGCTCCCCACAGCGTCTCGTTGAACGCCGCGGCGCTGTTGATGACGAGCGGGAAGCTGGTGGCGCCGGGCACCACGTCGCCGAACCGCGTGCCGCCCGGGCCGGTGTCCGACACGCCGTGCAGGGCCTCCCCCCACCAGAGGTACGGCGGCAGCCCGACGCGCGCCGCGCCCTCGGCCCGGTCGCCGAGGTTGCGCACCTTCTCCTCCAGCGTGAGGCGGCCGACGAGGTCCCGCACCCGCTCGGCGTACGGCAGGGAGGCGTCGCAGTACCGGAAGCCACCCATTTCAAGACCCAAGGCCGCGAACCGGGCCGGGTCGCAGACCTTGGTGTAGTTCCGGCCATTGGTGGTGATTGGGCCGAGCCCGGAGCCGCCGCCGGAGACAGAAGTGAAGGCGACGGAAACGGCACACATGAGCGAGGCCAAGAGCACGCAATGGCGAAGCGAGGACGCCATTGCGACGAGAGAGGAGGGACCTCTCGCTGCTCTTGGTCTACCGGGGCAAGTGGGTACGTACAGTGAAACAGTGTATATAGGGCGGGGCCATAGCCATAGCCCATAGGGGATCCTTTGAACCAGACCAAAAAGGACAACCGCGGGAACAGCTGGTTGCGGATCCAAACACGGGAAAGGCCAGAAAACTGAGAGCTGGAGAACTGGTTGTTGGTACGCGAATTTAAAGATGAGATCTGGCACATGGAATGCACGGTGGTGGAATTGATGGTGGTGTCCTCCATCTTCTCTCCGTGACAAAGTATGGCTGAATGTGCTATCGAGAACGACGAGGCTGATCATCCTTCCACGTTCTGCAAGTTATGCTTCCATCCAGGGACAACCCATCTCTCCCGTGAGGTCTTGACTTTTAGCTGAATGTTCCTGCAGGTACTAATACGTTCATTGTATTGTGCACAAACATTTTTCTTGGTTCTCACCGAAATGAACACTAAATATTGATCCAGAACCGCACATGCCGCTTCGTTCCCAACTGCCTTGCACAGGCCATTTGGAGGCGACAGTTTTTCTCTGGTGAACTCCGGCAATGCAGCAGCTTCCGTCCCCCTCGGAGCAGCGGatggtgtgtgtgtgtctgtgtgttcCGGGCGGTGAGGACAGCGCCGCATCAAATAGATTTGCCTCGATTTTCTTCTTACCACGGCGATGCTCTCCATGCCGTCGACGAAGGGCTGGTGGCTTTGTGTACTTATCGTTCTCTCGGGATGGCGAGTTTAGTTTTTCTGCTCGATGATGGTGGTCGCTGCATGTTGCGGCGACGGCAGGAGCCAGGACGAATTGGTGTTCCTGAAATGGGGATGATGGCTTATAGGCGGCGGATCCGGTTCTGCTCTCCGACTTCGTCGGCGCGGTGCAGCGGATTCGAGTCCAAGCTAGCACAAGGACAACCCCGCCCGATGTGCCACAACGATATGTGCCTTGCTTGTTCTTCGGCTCTAAAAGCCTCTTTGGCGATGGTGCGATCCTGGATTTTGCAACGATGGAGGTTGTGCTTTAGTTCTGATGAGCATCTCGATGACTCAAAAATTTGGAGGCAGTCGCTAGTTTGGAGCGTAGAAACCCTAATGAATCTTGTTGTAATCTTCTTTGTATTTGTGTCTAGTCTGCAATGTTTCCAGGAACCTATTTCCCCCCGGCACTTTTACTAGTTTCTCTGTGCGTGTATTCTTGTAGCTCAGTTATTGTTTAATGAATGGCACGATTACTCTAAAAAAGATTATCATTGTAGCGGTTAATTGATTGTACAAAAGGGGTTATTCATGTTCAAGCTAGTTTGTCTTCCGCGTTGTTTTAAGTAGGATTGTTGTTCCGTTGAGTGGTGCTGGGGCAGTGAGGACAACGCCGCATCGAATAAATTTGCCTCGATTTTCTTCTTACCACAGCGATGCTCTTCATGCCGTCGACGAAGGGCCGGTGGCTTTGTGTACTTGCCGTTCTCTCGGGATGGCGAGTTTAGTTTTTCTGCTCGTGGATGGTGGTCGCTGCATGTTGTGGCGACAGCAATAGCCAGGACGAATTAGTGTTCCTGAAATGGGGATGGTGGCTTGTAGGCGGTGGATCCTGTTCTACTCCCTGACTTCGTCGGCGCGGTGCAGCGGATTCGAGTCCAAGCTAGCACAAGGACAATCCCTGCCCGATGTGCCACAACGATATGtgccttgcttgttctttggctctaAAAGCCTCTTTGGCGCTAGTGTGATCCTAGATTTTGCAATGATGGAGGATGTGCTTTAGTTTTGATGAGCATCTCGATGACTCAAAAACTTGGAGGCAGTCGCTAGTTTGGAATGCAGAAACCCCAATGAATCTTCTTGTAATCTTGTTTGTATTTGTGTCTAGTCTGCAATGTTTTCACGAATCTATTTGTAGCGCCTAGGATGaaattctatcccaatcacgtgatgaactcAAGATTGGAGCACAACCGCATTTCGAGttcatagcaaggtggatatcattgcAACATACCATttactgaatagatgagaatacaagataaaggcttacactcgctaCAAGTTACAATATTCATACAGCaatacatcaatacatagcaaccatcatacagaagagcaggatccgactacggatgaaatcaaatgaaaaagaagaacgacatccaccctgctagcccaggcttCCCCGACCCGGAACCTACCCCTTGATCaaagaagaactccaaaagcaAGCAAGCATCACACTCGCGTCAGATCATCGCATTACATGTACCTGCAattgttgttgtagtaatctgtgagccacgaggactcagcaatcccattaccataggtatcaagactagcaaagcttaaagggtatggaaaggataagtggcgaggttgcagcagcgactaagcattgtatggtggctaactcacgagtacaagagtaagatgagaaactactcAAACGGTCGccaactagtaatgatcaataagtgatcctaaactacttacgttcaaacataacccaaccgtgttctcctctcgaacttccccgaaaagagatagtcatggttacacacgtggttggtgtattttaattgagtttcttcaagtcctctacaacaggatattaacaaatttccatctgccacataaccgcgggcacgactctcgaaagtttaaatcctgcaggggtgtcccaacttagcccatgacaagctcacgatccgcggagacaatcctccatcgcgggaccctccgctaagactcggaatcccggtgcacaagatatttcgacaatggtaaaactagtccagcaagacctcccgacgtgctgacaccctgatagtagctgcgcgtatctcgtctcagccacgatcagattgtccaaacttccgttAGGCCAATCCAGAGTTGCCCCTGGCGACCACCGGCGGTTGAcaggtttggaccaacactcatgaggagcactggcccggggggttagtTAAGTCCACGGGGTCCGAaaagtccctatgcaagttttagttgtaaAAAGGCAAATGGTAGAACCatggttgggccttgctggaggagttattcgaagcgaactatcaagaggggcccataaacccatcgtgttagggacgcaaaatcaaggaacataacacaagtatgacgaaaactagggcggcaagagtggaacaaaacaccagccaaaaggccgagccttccaccctttaccaagtatatagatgcattaattagataagagatgttgtgatatcccaagatatccatgtcccaacatggaacaacctgcaacttcacctgcaactagcaacggtataagaggggctgagcaaagctgtaacatagccaaacaacgatttgctaggaagggtaaaaaggttagaggctatcatggcaatttgggaggcttgataaacaagtggtaggtagcacggcatagcaatagcatcgagacaactagcatagcaaatatagtagtgagatccaaggtgatggtcatcttgcctgaaatcccgctaggaagaagaccgaatccatgaagaagacgaacatacatagtcgaacggatcctcacaatcgcaacgttACCAGAACTATCAAGAAGcgcaaccggaaagaagcaaacatcatggtaaacaaccatcacataaacatggcacgatgcacaaacaagtatgatgcatgtccggtttaataattcatggcatggcaaagtacaacatacaacactacaaattaagtggagttCAATATGCAATGGGTTGCACATTGacgaacaccacattcaagttgtttagttctctcccgtttatgtacccaacaatattaaatgttgttaaacatggcaagaggtgaaggataataaaactacctatctaggcaatttaaatggggccggatataaaaaacaacaaatccggaaaatccccatgtgcatattttggatatggtactgttctgcctaAACCAATATTTTAATGttgttaaacaagaaaataaaatgcaccatgttaaactatgcattttttctaccccatttacatataaatattattaaattcggagctacggttatttagttatgaaataaatcattttaacaagctatttgagcaaatttaaccaaacaacattttaaacattttgaaACATAGAttaaagtggcatattatgaaagtagacaaaattctaagcattttacatattgaaaacattttaatccgatgcacggttcatgagtaattatatgcatgaagactagggacttttctgtaaaacaggTGTTCTCTGGATAATCAGCTAATTCGTGGATCTGAAaagaaaaaaacaggaactgggcCGAAACTTGCTACGGGCCAAAACAGTGGCATGCGCTGGGGGGCAGCTCACCCATGGGCCGAATCTGGCCTGTTGGGTGGGGGCTGGCAGAGGCGGTTGCGGGCAGGACGCGGAGGAGACTGGGCCCTCTTGGCGCTGGCTGGGCCTTGCTGCCGATGCGCTGGAGGCGCGGTCAATGCTCGAGACGAGCGAGCCACTACTGCCCATTACCAACAGAGGCAACAACAAGCAATAGCAGGCCATGGCGATGCAGAAGACGGGCGGCGCGGCAATGGGGCAACGGCGAGCTGGGTGTCGGGGAGGCAGGGGCGCAGATGAGGATGGTCTGCTGGTTCCGGCGACTAGCGACGGCGGGGACGAGGTGCTCGGGGAAGGGGAGCAGCGCAGCTACAGGCAGCGGGCGACGGAGCACTACCTCTGCACTTcaacaaagagagagagagagagagagagagagatttaGAGAGGATGGAGCAGAATGGAAAGGGGAAGAAGAGAGAAGGCGAGGGCGATGGGCGTGCGACCTGCAGGGCTCTGGTGGCGCGGCCGGGCATGTGCGAGGAGGAGGCACGGGGCCATGGATCCGTTCGTGGGGCGGCCTTAGATGGTCAACGGCTTGCGGTTGGTGCGGCCATGGCAGCAGAGGCTGAGCTTCGTTCGTTTCCTGGCAGAGAAGAAAACGAATGGGAAATGGAGGGACATtagaggaggaaggagggagCAACAGAAGAAAAGAAAGAGCAGAGGGAAGGGCAACACTCATCTGCTGGCTCTGGCGAGCTGCAGCTTGCTCGGGGTGGAGCATGGGCGCTTGCACGATTGTGGTTGGAGGGAGGCAGAGAAGCCGGGCCTCGGCGGCGCGACGGACATATGAGGACAGCGGGGTTCAGACCTGAACTTGCAGGTGTGCTCGGGAGCCCTCGAGCGGGAGAGGCTGTGGGTGCGACGGGGTCCTAGTAGGTGGCTTCGGTCGCCGGCGAAAGAAGTAGCTCGAGGAGGCGCGGGGGTTGGGGATCAAGGAACAGGAGAGGTGCGCTGGCTGGTTGGAAGAAGAATGGGGATGGATCCCGAGGGGGATTTGGTGGAGTGGCGGCGGCTGGCATGGAGGATGGGACATCTCCCTAAATTTTAGGGTTGGTCTGTATATATAGTAGGAGGAAGAAGTTTTAGGGGCGTCCGATCGTCATCGGATGGCTCCGGGTCAATTGGGTAGTCAAAAGAATAAATGAAAGAAGTATTGTGGCATTTCGGGGTTGATCCGAACTCAACGGTCATGACTGAGGGGGTTCGGGTTCAGAGCAGTTTTCGGACGCACGCGAGGGGttgatgcactgtgcaaagagggatTAGGTGGTTTAACAAGAGGGAACCGAAAACCCGATTGGTCTCAGAACGGTCAACGAAGGTGAGGGGTTTGATGGGCTCAGAAAAGAGAAAGAAGAGAGCGGTTCGGTTGATCTGAGAGAAAGTCAACCAAGACAAGGAAGAAGCGGCAACTACGtgcggatgcaagttttaaaaacatgACGGCAACTGAGTGccgatgcaatgcaaatgatgacatgatgaaatgcaacaaataAAACACATGGCGGTCACGCAAAACATGGAAGGCGactggagcgtcggtctcgggtcGTCACAACACTCCTCCACTTACAAGGGATCTCGCCTCGAGATGTAGGGATGGCACTGAGTagaaatggaagaggaagaggtaaaacaagtTGCTACTTTGACAAccgagtgaaaccaatgaaccttgagaggttgaaaacTTGAAAGGAGAACACAACAGAGTTGAACGAAATTGagagcactccggtagaaaagagaaATAAGGAACACCATGTGAACCTTGGAGGTTGCAAAGCTATGAATGACGAGCACAATGTACAAGAAGGAATTAAAACCACTCTGGTTGAAACAAGATAAACAAGGGAcgaggaagaacaaattcgaacagCACTTTGGTTGAAAAAAGatacaagacttgataagatgaaaagaacttgagcagatgacacaacactcctgctaaacggataagcaaggaaaataacaaaatcttggcaaaacgagatgatggaatgaagagagcaacatcacaatgcctccagaagaaatgaaagaattgaatgaaaagaacggagagaaaacaacatgttctacctcAAATCAATTTGAGAGAGCATCCTTAAAAGAAAGATTGAacagagttgttgaagaatcAAGAATCAACAATCAAATGATATACTCCtcgtgggcttatggagaacatcccAAAACCTATGAGGTGACAACCGGCCACTAAAGGAAAACAATTGATTGGTTAAGATCACTAATAGATGAAAAATTTCTTTCGCCGAGAGGATAGGAaaaaacttggatcattgatagaCACCACAattagcaacattccttagggaaggctttaagtgaaatctataccaagataacaCCAACGAAGAAATTGTTGGGTTGAAAAGATCTCgtgaacgaattgaaaatgatgggtttaaaatatctcattcctgacaacttgtgaatcatggaACACAAACTCAAATTGTCTAGAATGACATAacgccacctcaaaagataaggtagaaagaattgcacttcggagtgcaagatgaagaatgcttgaactcctcaaaacaaaacatgcgttgaacaccatgtttattttagagtatagcttggcagatcataacttcgagagaaatcttgaagaacaattgaagaatgaaaggaatcctggACGAACCACCATGTCGAGCCTTTGTGAGAACttcggtaataaaagaatgataaaaagaaagagaagttgaaagaACAAGGtgagccttgcaatgatttagatggagcttcatgatgaaataattgagagaacttggaaaTCCGGAAGAAAAGATGAAGCACTTGAAACTGAGAATTTGGTATCATGAATGAACTCCAGAAGAAGGAAtttagatcacttggatgaaacaagaataagaattatgttatgcgtatccttcaccaattaaattatGACCCACAATGGATTTAGCATACTAGTTATTCTCATTTAAGAAAGGATTGATATAGCTCAAACTTGGGAAAGTCTTCGACGAATCACCattaggattggaaagaacgaatgaattgatatgagaACAAAGGAAGAGGAaacttgaacgaaccaccgtaagaattgaaaatgaatgaagaaaacggaacgaatcaccgggaagaattagaaaacgaacgaagatacttgggaaaatttagatacaagagaatgaagagatcatgagctgactagagaatacttgagcgatgcaccggtaagatttggagaacgagggctgaaagctgagaatgagtAATAttcgaaatgatggccttcggagaattgAGAACGGAAAGAACTCCTGAAATGCTTCGGATGGGTATGAAAAGAATTTCTCTTGATCAGAACAATTTGAGGAGATAGCAACAAGCTTGAACCTAGAATCTTCAAGAGAACAGACAAGGATTTAGGAAAAATTCTTCTGCGGTCTTccaatgttgagaatgatgatgagaactACCAAGACAATTGATGAGACACTCCCGAACAATGAAGAATAGAAatgttgaaccaacgatgaaaatatTTTGAAAGCGATCTTGGAGAAGGAATATGACtaatgataattcattcttacgtcaaattttgaaaaagaatttgagaataactccggaaaaaaattagaagagtcaggtaagatcctgggaaaagacctatggcttagggcccactcaagagaaacaccgttgaaatgattttgaagagagattgcaccagttga containing:
- the LOC125513937 gene encoding beta-D-xylosidase 3-like, with amino-acid sequence MASSLRHCVLLASLMCAVSVAFTSVSGGGSGLGPITTNGRNYTKVCDPARFAALGLEMGGFRYCDASLPYAERVRDLVGRLTLEEKVRNLGDRAEGAARVGLPPYLWWGEALHGVSDTGPGGTRFGDVVPGATSFPLVINSAAAFNETLWGAIGGAVSTEIRAMYNLGHAELTYWSPNINVVRDPRWGRASETPGEDPFVVGRYAVSFVRAMQDIDAGGPGADPFARPIKVSSCCKHYAAYDVDAWLTADRLTFDARVEERDMIETFERPFEMCVRDGDASCVMCSYNRINGVPACANARLLSETVRGEWQLHGYIVSDCDSVRVMVRDAKWLGYNGVEATAAAMKAGLDLDCGMYWEGAQDFFTAFGLDAVRQGKLRESEVDNALRNLYLTLMRLGFFDGIPELESLGADDVCTEEHKELAADAARQGMVLIKNDHGRLPLDINKVHSLSLVGLLQHINATDVMLGDYRGKPCRVVTPYDAIRKVVSATSAHVCDDGACGTAADVKTVDATIVIAGLNMSVEKEGNDREDLLLPWNQTNWISAVAEASPFPIVLVIISAGGVDVSFAQNNPKIGAIVWAGYPGEEGGTAIADVLFGKYNPGGRLPLTWYKNEYISKIPMTSMALRPVADKGFPGRTYKFYGGPEVLYPFGHGLSYSNFSYASDTTGASVTARVAAWESCKQLTRKPGTAPLACPAVNVAGHGCQEEVSFSPSVANRGSRDGTHVVMVYTVPPAEVDDAPLKQLVAFRRVFVPAGAAVQVPFTLNVCKAFAIVEETAYTVVPSGVSTVLVGDEALSFSFPVKIELAV